ATCAGAGCATCCAGAACTGACCCCGCGAGTATCTCCAGTGGAAAACAGTCAGTGTGGCGGTTGTGAGTATTAAACAATGAAccacaaaatttttcctcaattatTCTGCATTGATACTGGTATCTGACTCCCCCTTTGTTTATCCAGTTTTAGTAATCTCTTCACAAGCCCGGCAGATCGAGGGGGATTAGCACGGGGACAGCATACCCTACCACACATGCGTTACAGTGCACCGACTAATCAAATTACTCCAGCTCCGGCTCTAGACGCGATGCGCAGACGAACAATGAAGAATCGTCATGACTTTCTTGACCAAGGAGACAACATGTGAGAAAACAAACCAGTTCTAACTTATAGTTGTATCCATATTTATGGATTGAAGCTTGACTCATTTTACTCACGGTTCAGTTAGTTTTCGTTGTAATCGTTGATCACGTACACACACTTTACGTTATTCAATTGTTCTGGTAACAATTATCTTTTGGTAGAATCTCTTATCTTTTCTCATTGTAATTTCTCAacaactcttttttttttctacaatttatTATGCTCATTCCCTGGTTAAAGTCTTTAGCACCCTCGCTTAGTTTAGCTAAATCTAGCTAAGATGCTATTTATATCATAAACCTGAACTTGACATCAACAGCAACGCATATGAATATGTGAAAATGTTGTTGTGCAAGTACAGCAAATTCAAACATCGACACGTAGACGATGTGTGCATAAGATCCTTTGCATCTTTGGTTGATGTCTCAATTTTCACAGACTTCTAACAGAAATTGAGTTGGATGTCTTTAGTGCTCTTCTTTACTGCTCACAATTTTCCTCTATCGTATCACGATTATCTTTAATTAAGAAAATctcgtttaatttttgttcagcAAACGTCAGttctatatttattttcaataatttatctTATAATTTTACATCATCTTTCAAATGTTTGTAATGTACATCGCTTTACTTTTacagtaatatttatttgaattcgtCTACTCGTAGAAAACGATACCGTAATTATTTATCATATATTCACATCTATATTCGAAAGAATTGCGATTGAAATtgtcaaaatataaaatggttTTTGGTTTACATAGAGGACCAACTCAAACCGAAAGTGAACACGTTATTTTCCGATAGGAAGTTAATTTCCTGGAAAATTCATTAACGTAAGAATGATTTATCATGATTTCGCAGAAGCTGATGTatgaatcgatattttttgaaGTAATGGGTATTAAAAATCTTTACAGATTAGAGCCATCTTTGGTTAGTTGGGATCCATAGCTTTTGTCGCAACTCGCGATTAAAATCATGACTGATTCAAAAGATGTGAGTTCCTTTCGTATAATCTGCGTTTTTAACAGTTTCTTTATCTTTCGTGGCTGcatattttcagtatttggcatacatttattcaatgtatcttaaatttttcaattaaatgaaattttctgacTCTCTGTCACTGtatacgttattatatattcGTGGTACGAGGTTCTGTAATAGCTTATACCATGTGCTTTATCTTTATGGCGCTGGTTCTGTTGGGTATTTTTGTCAGTGGCGATTGGGTCAGCATGAGGTCTGTTCGATGATTTGTAGCAAAGAAATAATGTACCATTCAAGTATTTCACCAGTAcaacatgaaaaatttgttaaataatatattttattcgcgAAAAATCAAGCATTGCCATTCAGTCATCATACTTTTTCATGTTATTTAAGaatgtaaatgaaaatagtgTTCTGAATGCATCATCACattctatatgtataatactcattcaaataattcaactcATTTTAATTCGtacgtaaaatattttaccagTTTTGTGTTGTATATAAAAGTTTGTACATTTTCTGGATTATATTTATCACACGTATAAAcgtgtatattcatatatatatacttatatagtTTATTGATTAGTgaataaaactaattttaattacGTTACATatggtttttatttcaatataataattaaactttaattatttattctactCGGGTTACCTTTACTATCCTTTCAAGTGATTATCAGCGTTCTTAGAAAATGCTCATTACTTTGACTATCAGACCTCTTGTAAGTcgaatttcaagtaaatttaTTTGGCCTTGTGCTTGTGCTGTAGCTTACATGACctatgtataattaatattcctcTCTCAATATTGAATCAATAACTGGACATGATTTTCAGCCTTCACGTGGTTGCCTTGACTAATACTTTGggagaatatttttccataatttaaATCGACACTGAATCAGTATTCAATGTACCCAATGTCCGTTCTCACCCTTCCCATCCCTGATATGAATACTGTTGCAGAGATGTATTCACAGATCTCACGTTGTGTAAACGAAACTTGTAATCAATTACGAGTCTGTTACGAATGCATGTCATTGAGTACTGATTTCAACAaacttttaaataaaaaatacgtataaaataatctcaccatattgataaaaaaaaagtacattgTCATTAGGATGTAATTTGTTTTCTATACTCAGAGAATATACTTTGATTGCTACTATTCGTTGTTCGGTTCCCGCATTGCGTTAACGAACCTGCTTTTGGTAATCGGGTCCCCAAGATGCGTGTAAAACTGTTTCTAATCGAGCGAAAAACATTTGGTGATGACTAAATTATttgtggaaatatttctgaatttttagtgaaaaattgTGCTTTTATAGCAGAATCATGACAAATGTCAAGATTGTAATTTAAACCAGTttaatatgtaaatattactGTATGCAGATTGCTCAGACATTGATAATCTGTTTACAGGTCCTCGGAAAAGTTAGTAGCTCGACGAGCTAACGAACGGAGGGAACAATACCGTCAAGTACGAGCTCATGTAAGGAAAGAAGACGGCCGTTTACAAGCTTATGGCTGGAGCTTACCTGGGAAACCGAGCGCACCTGCTAGACAGCCTGTACCTGTTCCTGTATATTGTAGACCGTTACAAGAGACCGAGCCTGGAATGAAGGTGAGTTACTCTTCTTAAGACttatttgaaatatcaaaAGTTCCTTGAATCGCACAATGTTCTAAAAATACAACACATATTTCTCTGTACAACAGATATGGTGCGGAGCTGGTGTCAACTTGAGCGGTGGAAAGACAAGGGATGGTGGTAGCATGGTAGGCGGTAGTGTATTTTACGCAGCCGAGGCTCAAGAGAATAACGTGAAGACTGCCGAGGACGCTGTTGAGCACTTGGATAAGGAGCTTCAGGAGAGCGAGCAGCAGCGATTAGAAGCCGAGCGATTAGAGCAGCAGCTAAGTTCCCTAGTTTGGATTTGCACGTCAACACAAAAGATGTCTAAAGTGACGGTCATCGATGCGAATAATCCAGCAGACATATTGGAAGCCTTCAACGTTTGCCAAAGTCATTTGTTATGCATCGCAAGTGTTCCAGGTGCTAAGGAGAGCGATTATGTATTGGGATCGAATGACAACTCCATCCAAACGAATGGCGCTGGCGATCAAAACAGCAATAGCGAACCAGTTTCCTTAGAGCTGAGCGAAGCCAGAGAGAATAGCAACTCCAAGGTAGAAGAGAAGGTCAAAACAGATGTCGACAATCAAAATTTAGATGATCACAATGCGCCTGAAGACTCTGACAAAGTTGACGCGGATCCTAATAGTAACACTGAACCACAAAGTTTAGAAAGCATCGATAGCGAGACGGCAAATTTAGGGAAAGTGCAATTTGTAAAGAGTACACCTGAGCCGTCGATGCAAACTAACGATACGGATTTGGTGACGGAAAAAATGTCCTCCGTTCAACCAACCATGTGGTTGGGTGCTCAAAATGGTGCTGTATTTGTACATTCAGCTGTAGCCAAATGGACTATCTGTCTGCATTCGGTTAGATTGAAAGATGCAGCTTTGGCCATTGTGTAAGCATCAGTCGCCATTCCGCATTCATAGTCTTTGTGTAAAATGTTACCAATATAACAAGGGTCCGACCTTATCGTTTCAGCCATGTTCAAGGAAGAGTTTTGGTCGCCTTAGCCGATGGAACAGTGGCAATATTCCGAAGAGGTTCCGACGGCCAGTGGGACCTCTCGCAGCACCACATAATAACACTTGGTAGTCCTCAACATTCCATAAGGTGTATGACCGCTGTTACAGGAAAAACTGTTTGGTGCGGATATAGAAACAAAATTCACGTCGTTGATCCTATCGCCTTAACTCTGGAGGTAAGCTGAACTTATACACCAGGGAAAAGTGAAGACATTCGATTTATAAATTCCAAATATCTTCTGGTATTCTTGCAACTGCAGTGCACCGTCGATGCCCACCCTCGTCGAGAGTCGCAGGTCCGGCAACTCGCTTGGTTGGGGGAGGGAGTCTGGGTCAGCATCAGATTGGATTCAACATTAAGGCTGTACCACGCGCATACCTATCAACACCTCCAGGACGTCGACATAGAGCCTTACGTCAGCAAGATGCTGGGCACAGGAAAGTTGGGATTCTCATTTGTGAGAATAACTGCTCTGCTTATATCGTCTAACAGATTGTGGATTGGGACTGGAAATGGAGTAATCATATCCGTACCTTTGTCCGAAAGTGAGAAAAGTTGGGTTTAAAATACCAGTAATTACACGACTCATGAATTAGTCTCTTCAGTATATTTTCCGATCAATTCAAGGTGCTGGTGGTTCTATGGCAGTCTCACGAGCGCAGGCTGGTATGAAAACAGACGCGCCTGGTGTGGGTGTCAGGGTCTTCGCATCCGACAAGGGAGTAACGCCTGGAAGTTTTGTACCTTACTGTAGCATGGCGCATGCTCAGCTCAGTTTTCACGGACACCGAGATGCTGTAAAGATGTTTGTTGCCGTACCTGGTAAGAGTCTCGTATATTTTACACGAATTGAAAACTACCCGTTCCGTTTCATTActacaataataatactacATGTTTTTTCAGGACAAGGCGGCCAAAGTATCGTGAGCGATGGATCACAGCCCGCAATGCTTGTATTATCCGGTGGTGAGGGGTACATTGATTTCCGAGTtggtaagtttttttttttttttatcacgttttGATGATGACTATGACGGTCTACCTTTATTACAATCTTTATAGTACACTTGAATGAGTTATTGTGATctttaaaattgaaactgaTGAAAATCACGGTTGCGTTTTGAGTTTTTCGGGGTGATTCGTAATTTCAGTTGAAGAGGCTGAGGACGAAAGTGACGTTGCGACCCACCTCATTGTGTGGCAGCTGGTCAGGTATGCCCCCAGAGAGTAATAGGAAACGGTCGATTTAATTTGGTTCTTATTACTAATCAACAACTATCCGTATCTCGATTAACTTTTGTTGTTTCACACTAACTTTCAGTAAACTAACGATTAGGAATTTCGATACAGCAaatcttttgtttttaaaaactgtAAAGAGATTATAACggcttaaaaaattttctacaacttGACGATTGGTAATTTGATAATGTGGAAGCGGTTTTGTCGGTTCAACTATTGTCGGTTCGAATGATTAACGTAAATTGGTCGAAACCGggttaatattaaaatacagACTGCAATATAAATTCTCACCGCCTGTCCTGGTGTTTAAATTAAGGAACACGTGAAATATGTACAGCACCCAAAAATGCACaacacatacatacgtacaatgTCATTTGATTACTGTGCTCATCATGggaattgtataaaatatcatttcttTTAGGATACCCTAAATTCATATACACacattgtgtttttttttttttgaatcggcAGAAGATTATTTGTTGATATTTACGGTACGAACACGTGaacattgaatttatttatgatttGTTAGTGAGAGTCTGAAAAACTGGTCTTTAGTTCGTGGATTAACATCGAGCTGCTGTCATATTTTAAACGCTATGTCGTAATCAAAGCTCTCGTATCGCTATACGAAAGGTTGTAATTGATCTTGTATATTGTTAATCGGTAACTTAAAAAATACTCGTTGCTGGCTTGAAGCCACTATTAGCGTTAATTGGCAAGGAGCTTTCACAGTTTCAAGAGTtgatgatgtataaaatatttggaacaaaattaatttcattgattgCAGCAACCACTGGATAAAACTATTTCATTAATGGAAAATGCACGATTTGAAactttgcaaaatatttccaTATACATATCCTTCACTCTCTGGGAGCTTCCGCAGccggtatatgtatattgtgttGTACAAAGCTGACTTCATCTGCACCTTTCTTCTGCTAATACACATTAGTTGTGATGTATAAAGTACcgtatttcaatatttcaaacaaacgTATGCACaacaaaaatgtcattttCTACAGGTGACGGTGATGATACGGACGATGGAATCGAGAGGTCGAATCTTGCCGCTAACTCTGAAGAACATGGAGAACAAAGTCATTTGATCGTTTGGCAAGTTCAATGCCCTTTGCCAGTACCAATAACTGCATAGAATAACGAAGGAAGCGATTGAAAAAGCTTTTCATTTTAGTTCCTGGATTATCAATCAGCGTGTTAATTTGTCATACTATTCGACTATAGCATCTGTCAAACATATTGAATTATGCAAATCTTTCACACAAGAATCCGTTAGTGGCGTTCCtcttttcgaaaattgaattacttTGGGCAGTGGTCTCTTCTTGCGTAACGGTTTACGTAGTTTGTAACAGAAATATGTGGTAGCAGTCGTACCGTTAGTACCATCTGTGATCTAATTGAGTAACAGTAGCAGCGTATTTTGCATAAAATTCGATACACTGCTCATTTACCGAATATGCATAGACTCTTGGCTCGTTATACGTAGAGCATATCTAGCAAAACATACGTAGAGAATAGAAAAACGTTTGTATagaagatggaaaatttttaacgacgCTTTCAAATTCAAAGTCTTTCGAAATTGTTAACAAGTTTGAGGGAAAAAACGTACTGTACGTTAATACTGCTTCCAATTCGCTTGATTTGACGTATCGATGAATCTTTGCGATATGTAATAATTACCCTACTAAATTTTTACTCGGTCTAGGTgtgatgaataagaattttcaCAGATGACTCGACGCGAAATGAAATTAACACCATTTAATTAATTCGACAGAAAGGACAAGTACTTGAGTAAAATTTAAGAATAAAAGTTCTATTGTAATAAGCCAAACTTGTTGGGGGAAAATGTGTGTGTTactgttttattattttcatcttgtTCTTTGCAAAAATATGACGGGATTTTCATGCTGTACACAGACGTAATCTTAATTTTATTCCTAATTTATCGTTATATAACTAATCACTGATCATTTTACTCAAAACattgttatttaaaaataaccaATGAAACATCGAACTAATTAAGCTCGACTCAATATTTTAGATCTTAACAGATTTCATAATTAATAGGTATCTATTTTATGACTTTGAAAGGCATTATTTAGAGTATTAATGAGTAATTTCATTACACGCAATGAAAGTGaaacaatttacaaattaGATATTAATCGATTTGTAGCAATTTTTTTGTGATATTTGTAGCTagctaatttatttttttaatcccgCAGAAGCTGCatgagatattttttgtttttatttccatgCAAAGTCTTATTATACTTCGATATTATTTACACCAAAAACTAAACACTGGCATAATTTCTATGCTCATTCGCCCAGCACCTTGTCAAAGTCTCGAAACATGAAAGCAACAATTATTTGATACATAGCAGTAAGTGGATACATacaaataatatgtatataccatTTTGTGTGGATTTGAGAACGATGTTAATTCTTGTCCGATCAAGTTTTACAGAATTGATTGTATAATATGCGAATTCTTACAATTCTCATtacggtgaaaatttaatttcttctctctgtacatgatataaatatttgttttttttttttttcctgcaaagTGCGCTTATTTAATTATCAGAAGCCTTTTGTTATCCATATATTTGTAAATCATgcttaattaaatttaattataactGTGCTAGAATGTAAACtacatatttaattaatttataataaattatattagcAACTAATAAATATTAGGTTTATAAATTATGTACAGTTTAACGGTATCCAACCGACATACGGGGGAATCGATAACACTAAAATAATATGATCAATATGGTCGCACAGCATACGTTACATCTGGCTTTATGCTTTATGGAATATGCTGAAAAACGATGTCCGCGAAGTTCTTGGGTGTCTTGTGATGTATACATTTCATCCTAAATAGTggcctcaatttttttcttccctggTTCTCATTATCGTCAATTTCGCGTAGCGAGATGGAGAATCTATTATCAAATAGAAGCATTTGAGCCAAAGTTGTTGATTAAAGAACAGTTCAGGGGTCATCGATTATTATCAATCAAATGCCGATTGCGTGATAAATTTACCTGCTCAATAATCGAGCAGCGCCAATTCGAGCAGCAGGTAGCGATTTAGAGACACAGCTATAATGAATTTAATCAAATGTATCgttacattattttcatttcattgctACCGCTCTCAAAACCTTATAAATACCAGCGCAATATTCAAATGCAAAGAATATACCTAATACAAAGTATTTAAATAGTATATAAATTCAGACCCGGAATCGTACCACAGTGGCAAATTGTTCATTAATAGTATCCGATGGAAATAAATCGAGGACGGTAAAACAAGTAAAAACCGGCTAACGAAGCGCGATACACTGCTGATTTCGTGTagtttaatttaataaattcgaaagaaagaaagagtaaaatataattaaagtATAATAAAGCATAAACAAACCCGAGGCTGGTCACGGACCAATGTCGAGTAAAGATTCCAATTCTGTAAATAAGCATCACGTACTGTAACATTTCGTGCGTAATTCTACCTAATTATTACAATACTTGCACACGGCATAATAGCTCAATGTCTATTATTTATTACGAAAACGGAAGATAAGTATGATGCAGCTTTGTCGCCCactattctctctctctctctctctctctctctctctattatTAACGACACTTCCCTTCGTATGtcatattttatgaaaaagaaaaactattgCACCATTAAGCAACCAAGCTTTAtcatcatattattattaccattaatACATGCATACTTGAATATCCCTCACTCATgttatatgtatgaatatatgtgtaatagatattgtaatatttatatgATCACCACGTAGTAAGTAACGTATCTTTTGAAACATCGTCGTGTTTTTGAATGCCTGCAGAGCGATAAATGTCTTGTACCTAACTATAGATATACTtcaatatgtatacatacctataatatgGGATGAGCTGCTAGTTGATTGGCGCTAATAAAGATAACGATGGTGAgaataggttttttttttgttatttccgATTATCACTTTCATGTTATGTGTACCTTCTCGTCGATCACATATCGAGCAATGTCGAGTTGTGAAAAGTGTGTTAACGTACCATAAACAAATCGGAATATGAGGCAATCCTTGGtattcgtttgaaatattattacggACCTTACGGAAACGAAAATAAACGAAGCCTGCGAATATCGTTCGTAGTTTCTATTCTATTATCGATTCAGTTTATCAACGGTATTTAGCAATTGTGTCACGTTTGTCACGTATAACACGGAGTTGTCAGATATTCGGAAATGTTTATTCTCagtctgaaattttaaaactgCTAATGCAATCGACGCATTGGCTACCGGTGTCGGTATTTCGTTCGTAATGCATAGTTTTATTATATCTGTTTCGCCAGAAATCGCCAATATTCttaaaagaaaacattgtATTTGTGGCCAAAAGagcgatatttttaaatctgataAAAAACAACCGTGACTAGAAGTAGACAAAGTaattagtaaaaattttttaaccatcGGACAGATTTATTTCTGACAAACTTAATCACCAGTTAAAAGATTACcgttataaatatttctcCCACGATTATACACCAAGTTACTTTTccgtattgtattatattggCTTGAtaaatatatctgtatatcGATCGtaacaacaaatttcaaacagaCGATTACAGGCATCGTTTTTCTTTGTCCccagtacaaaaaaaaaaaaataacgactcataattcattcgatttttcgtGGGACAAAAATTCCGttatcgaaaattgaaatgccGAGGCGAACGAGCGcgttcgaatttttctttcaaaaatgcAAGAGGACCGAGTGAGATTTTTCgctttcaagaaaaaaaacaagggcCTGCTCCTCAAACGGGATCGCCGACCTTAGACATACCACCACTACCACAATCGGCAGAGTTGCCACCTCCATCGGCAACTTCGACGCACAAGAGATAATAAAAACTCACTGTGTTGACGACGCACGGACCATTCGTGTCATACGCCGCGACGTATACTCGAAACGGAGGATAAGCCATCGATACAAGTTACTATAAAATTTTACTCTCCCTTCCAGTTCCTGTTGCGAATCAAAAATCATGGCGAGGGACGCGGCTGCCGATCAACTCAATAATTACAAGGAGAACCTCAAGGTATTTCGTATTATTATATCGACTTTCTAATTACGTCTTAATTACAAATGAAACCTTATTCTACACTGCATTTCTCGTTGCTCGTCAACTGCGTGTATTATTATCAGCCGCATGCGCCGggtctttttcttcctcactaCTTGTACGTACATCGCTCTTTCTATTTCACTCTCtcccactctctctctctctctctctctctcttggtATTTCTACGCGCATTCGAAGCTGAACTATTTCCATTGGTGAATGTAGAATCTTATACGAGTCCACGTATTTGACGGAACAGAGTTTCCTAAATTCTGTTTACAGTAGAACCTTGATCATCAGAATTAATTGGGACCGAGCCTAGTTTGGATGATCAGGCGTTGGGTTAACCgagattcgatttttatcttaaggtataataatatgttctgcgcaaaattaaatctaataaattttattactttgttGTTTATTGTCAATTGACGAACGGCTACTCCACATTTTTTAACGAGCAAAAATGTACATTTCGCAccgaaatgttttttttttatcctacGTTCGAATAAATCAAGTCATGGTTCGGATAATTGAGGCTCGAAATATCAAAGGTCGAAACAAACAAGATCTCTTGCGGGTTTTGTCTGATTTGATCGACTGGTTTTCATTATGCATTTGAAGTGTTGGAACGCAGAAAAGGTTCAGTTTAAACATCTCTTACATCATTCCAGACaataattgatgaaatatttctgcagACATTGTTGGAAATATATTGATCGAAATAGGctggaaatatttcatttggaataatttattgtaaatatttttcatgtgtTTTATTTGACTTGGTAGATTATCTTAAATACTAAATACCAATATGTTTGTGGAACATTGTGAGAATATAGATAGTGATAACTGTACAAACAATAAAGCTATATATTCAGAGAATATAGATATCCAATTAAAGATGAGGGAATTCCTGGtctgagaaaaaatgtttcataaTTTCGAAGAAGAATTTCATATCGCTCGAAGCCTCTTCTTCAATGTCTCACAATGTTCGTCGCAATGTTACGTAAGTTGTGGAATTAAAGAAATAGCTCATGTTATGAAAACACGATAAGCCGATCGGTACAACTCGAAAGTTTAATATCGAAATTAAGATTTTGTCAGATTCGATCTTAAACTGGATGTGATAAATCACGAGGGTGAAAATTAAACGGTCAAAACATAggtatcaatttttctctGTCCTAAGGAAATGCGATTTCCGTACGATCGAATGATTTTCACGTTGTATCAATTATCGTAGATTTGTCGAGGATGTAAGAGCAGAAATATTCTCAACTTAACGTTGCGTGCGATTTGTGTACACAACAGTTTATTTCACGACTGTGTGATAATTACTATACTGTAACACGAATCATTCTTATCGTACTCGATTGATCAGTGAAATCGTAATAATGCAACGACTTTCGCGATGTGCACAATGCGTATTATATTCGTCAGGGTATTATAAATTTGCATTTAGTATAAGAAACAATTGgctgaaagtgaaattttttaccaagtCAATAATATTTGCGAGGAAGCGTCAAGTTATGCGTCAGAAGCTGCAGTTATAGCGTTAAACAACTATGGAGTCATACGTGAatgtttccatttttctcaTGATTATATAAACTGCGCGAAAAACATCACCTGTTAGGCACCTACAGCGATTTCATCAAACGATACCGGAATTTTGTCTCCGTTATTATATTTCGAATGAATCTGACTGGCGTTACGTCGAGTTTCAAAGGAAATGCAGACAACCTCTTAATTGAGCTTTACAATATTATTCACAATGCTGGATATTGCGTCGCTACTTATAGTAGTAGCACTTATTAAAATATTTGCTGAATACCATTATTCA
The sequence above is drawn from the Neodiprion pinetum isolate iyNeoPine1 chromosome 2, iyNeoPine1.2, whole genome shotgun sequence genome and encodes:
- the syd gene encoding JNK-interacting protein 3 isoform X4, whose protein sequence is MDQETVYGTHEDSHVVMSEKVQSLAGSIYQEFERMIARYDEDVVKELMPLLVNVLECLDLAYTENQEHEVELELLREDNEQLVTQYEREKQLRKTSDQKLLELEDVAEDERKELLSKIDSLESIVRMLELKTKNSQDHGTNAKVISSPSPHRTSPYIVRLEEKESEMKREYSRLHERYTELFKTHVDYMERTKMLVGSTERLENTTGARGPSRLPSLGLAHMSRSSGPLSYGFQSLEASINADDGQEESPPSGASLRAEMLDSSNEAAIETSDKSQLTDQPLQENKTTAISRQESPETEMPPVIVTPTTPSGPEKTATTPSGRTRTDKEQRSGNTLYQELSFQDADALGEMDEGADITGSWVHPGEYASSVNDNFFGMGKEVENLIMENNELLATKNALNIVKDDLIVKVDELTSEQEILREEVRALQQARERLRQKVSMLEEELKKTREEAEAAAKTTKSDDEEDVPLAQRKRFTRVEMARVLMERNQYKERFMELQEAVRWTEMIRASRTDPASISSGKQSVWRFFSNLFTSPADRGGLARGQHTLPHMRYSAPTNQITPAPALDAMRRRTMKNRHDFLDQGDNMSSEKLVARRANERREQYRQVRAHVRKEDGRLQAYGWSLPGKPSAPARQPVPVPVYCRPLQETEPGMKIWCGAGVNLSGGKTRDGGSMVGGSVFYAAEAQENNVKTAEDAVEHLDKELQESEQQRLEAERLEQQLSSLVWICTSTQKMSKVTVIDANNPADILEAFNVCQSHLLCIASVPGAKESDYVLGSNDNSIQTNGAGDQNSNSEPVSLELSEARENSNSKVEEKVKTDVDNQNLDDHNAPEDSDKVDADPNSNTEPQSLESIDSETANLGKVQFVKSTPEPSMQTNDTDLVTEKMSSVQPTMWLGAQNGAVFVHSAVAKWTICLHSVRLKDAALAIVHVQGRVLVALADGTVAIFRRGSDGQWDLSQHHIITLGSPQHSIRCMTAVTGKTVWCGYRNKIHVVDPIALTLECTVDAHPRRESQVRQLAWLGEGVWVSIRLDSTLRLYHAHTYQHLQDVDIEPYVSKMLGTGKLGFSFVRITALLISSNRLWIGTGNGVIISVPLSESAGGSMAVSRAQAGMKTDAPGVGVRVFASDKGVTPGSFVPYCSMAHAQLSFHGHRDAVKMFVAVPGQGGQSIVSDGSQPAMLVLSGGEGYIDFRVVEEAEDESDVATHLIVWQLVR
- the syd gene encoding JNK-interacting protein 3 isoform X3 translates to MDQETVYGTHEDSHVVMSEKVQSLAGSIYQEFERMIARYDEDVVKELMPLLVNVLECLDLAYTENQEHEVELELLREDNEQLVTQYEREKQLRKTSDQKLLELEDVAEDERKELLSKIDSLESIVRMLELKTKNSQDHVVRLEEKESEMKREYSRLHERYTELFKTHVDYMERTKMLVGSTERLENTTGARGPSRLPSLGLAHMSRSSGPLSYGFQSLEASINADDGQEESPPSGASLRAEMLDSSNEAAIETSDKSQLTDQPLQENKTTAISRQESPETEMPPVIVTPTTPSGPEKTATTPSGRTRTDKEQRSGNTLYQELSFQDADALGEMDEGADITGSWVHPGEYASSVNDNFFGMGKEVENLIMENNELLATKNALNIVKDDLIVKVDELTSEQEILREEVRALQQARERLRQKVSMLEEELKKTREEAEAAAKTTKSDDEEDVPLAQRKRFTRVEMARVLMERNQYKERFMELQEAVRWTEMIRASRTDPASISSGKQSVWRFFSNLFTSPADRGGLARGQHTLPHMRYSAPTNQITPAPALDAMRRRTMKNRHDFLDQGDNMSSEKLVARRANERREQYRQVRAHVRKEDGRLQAYGWSLPGKPSAPARQPVPVPVYCRPLQETEPGMKIWCGAGVNLSGGKTRDGGSMVGGSVFYAAEAQENNVKTAEDAVEHLDKELQESEQQRLEAERLEQQLSSLVWICTSTQKMSKVTVIDANNPADILEAFNVCQSHLLCIASVPGAKESDYVLGSNDNSIQTNGAGDQNSNSEPVSLELSEARENSNSKVEEKVKTDVDNQNLDDHNAPEDSDKVDADPNSNTEPQSLESIDSETANLGKVQFVKSTPEPSMQTNDTDLVTEKMSSVQPTMWLGAQNGAVFVHSAVAKWTICLHSVRLKDAALAIVHVQGRVLVALADGTVAIFRRGSDGQWDLSQHHIITLGSPQHSIRCMTAVTGKTVWCGYRNKIHVVDPIALTLECTVDAHPRRESQVRQLAWLGEGVWVSIRLDSTLRLYHAHTYQHLQDVDIEPYVSKMLGTGKLGFSFVRITALLISSNRLWIGTGNGVIISVPLSESAGGSMAVSRAQAGMKTDAPGVGVRVFASDKGVTPGSFVPYCSMAHAQLSFHGHRDAVKMFVAVPGQGGQSIVSDGSQPAMLVLSGGEGYIDFRVGDGDDTDDGIERSNLAANSEEHGEQSHLIVWQVQCPLPVPITA